The following coding sequences are from one Clostridioides difficile ATCC 9689 = DSM 1296 window:
- a CDS encoding ABC transporter substrate-binding protein: MFKKIVAIASSIIVSTICLTGCDFNSNDKKGESSSSKNLDKVTIAEVTHSVFYAPQYAAITKGFFEDEGIKIDLINTQGADKTMAALISGEANVGLMGPEASIYVYNQNKNDYAVNFAQLTKRDGSFLVARKKMPNFSYNDLKGTEILGGRKGGVPLMTFEYVLKEKGLTIGENLKVGNVNVRTDVQFGVMAGAFAGGEGDFTTAFEPTATAMEKEGSGYIVTSIGKDSGEIPFTAYSTTRSYMKNNKDLIQRFTNAVYKGQLWIQQASSKEVAKAMQPFFEDISLEDLTTVVDRYKSIDAWSQNPVLKEEGLKKLMTVMKEAKELDKEAPYKDIVNTEFANNAIKNIK, translated from the coding sequence ATGTTTAAAAAAATAGTCGCAATAGCAAGCTCTATCATTGTAAGTACAATATGTCTAACTGGATGTGATTTTAACTCTAATGACAAAAAAGGTGAATCTTCTTCGTCTAAAAATCTGGATAAAGTAACTATAGCAGAAGTTACTCACTCTGTTTTTTATGCTCCACAGTATGCTGCTATTACGAAAGGATTCTTTGAAGATGAAGGTATAAAGATTGACCTTATAAATACCCAAGGTGCAGATAAAACTATGGCAGCTTTGATTTCAGGTGAAGCAAACGTAGGTTTAATGGGTCCTGAAGCATCTATATATGTATATAATCAAAACAAAAACGATTATGCAGTGAACTTTGCTCAATTGACAAAAAGAGATGGTAGTTTTCTAGTTGCTAGGAAAAAAATGCCTAATTTCTCTTACAATGATTTAAAAGGAACCGAAATATTAGGTGGTAGAAAAGGTGGAGTTCCACTAATGACTTTTGAATATGTTCTAAAAGAAAAAGGTCTTACTATTGGAGAAAATCTAAAAGTAGGCAATGTTAATGTAAGAACTGATGTACAATTTGGTGTAATGGCTGGAGCTTTTGCAGGTGGAGAGGGTGACTTTACAACAGCATTTGAACCTACAGCAACAGCAATGGAAAAAGAAGGTAGTGGATATATAGTTACATCTATAGGAAAAGATTCTGGAGAAATACCTTTTACAGCATACTCTACTACGAGATCATACATGAAAAACAATAAAGATTTAATTCAAAGATTTACAAATGCTGTTTATAAAGGTCAATTATGGATTCAACAAGCATCTAGCAAAGAAGTAGCTAAGGCTATGCAACCTTTCTTTGAAGATATATCTTTAGAAGATTTAACAACAGTTGTAGATAGATATAAATCAATAGATGCATGGTCTCAAAATCCTGTATTAAAAGAGGAAGGTTTGAAGAAATTGATGACTGTTATGAAAGAAGCTAAAGAACTAGATAAGGAAGCACCTTATAAAGATATCGTAAATACTGAGTTTGCAAACAATGCTATAAAAAATATTAAATAA
- a CDS encoding cupin domain-containing protein codes for MHENKKNLLDGSLAQYNDTAVPKIPVFAGNDITSEVYYFKPNQVLNAHRHPNGEQIFVFLKGEGKMKLGEHECDVKNGDTVFVPTGEWHEITNGSNEEMVAVQITKINAGAEYRG; via the coding sequence ATGCATGAAAATAAAAAGAATCTATTAGACGGAAGCTTAGCTCAATATAATGATACAGCAGTTCCAAAAATACCAGTATTTGCTGGTAACGATATAACTTCAGAAGTTTATTATTTTAAACCTAATCAAGTTCTTAATGCTCATAGACACCCTAATGGTGAACAAATATTTGTGTTCCTAAAAGGAGAAGGTAAAATGAAACTTGGTGAGCATGAATGTGATGTAAAAAACGGAGATACTGTATTTGTACCAACAGGAGAGTGGCATGAAATTACTAATGGAAGCAATGAAGAAATGGTAGCCGTTCAAATTACAAAAATTAATGCTGGAGCAGAATACAGAGGATAG
- a CDS encoding prolyl-tRNA synthetase associated domain-containing protein gives MNNQQQEVYKKLDELSIPYEAVNHPPVYTIEEMEELKTLHMEFVVKNLFLRDAKGKEHFLVVLGKDKKADLKDIRQQIDSKPLSFASEERLQKYLKLTKGAVTPFGILNDKEAVVKVVFDKDLLKMDKIGIHPNDNTATVFLKFEDMKKLIEENGNEIYYVEV, from the coding sequence ATGAACAATCAACAACAGGAAGTATATAAAAAATTAGATGAGTTAAGCATACCTTATGAGGCTGTAAATCATCCACCAGTTTATACAATTGAAGAAATGGAAGAATTAAAAACATTACATATGGAATTTGTTGTAAAAAACCTATTTCTTCGTGATGCTAAAGGAAAAGAACATTTTTTAGTTGTATTAGGTAAAGACAAAAAAGCAGATTTAAAAGATATTCGTCAACAAATTGATAGTAAACCTCTTAGTTTTGCATCAGAAGAAAGACTTCAAAAATACTTGAAACTTACTAAAGGAGCTGTGACTCCTTTTGGTATATTAAATGATAAAGAGGCTGTTGTAAAAGTTGTATTTGATAAGGATTTATTAAAAATGGATAAAATAGGTATACATCCAAATGATAATACTGCTACTGTATTTTTAAAATTTGAAGATATGAAAAAGCTTATAGAAGAAAATGGAAACGAAATATACTACGTAGAAGTATAA
- a CDS encoding class I SAM-dependent methyltransferase, with the protein MKQNKYDDDRFFNKYSKMERSTNGLAGAGEWHVLKKMLPDFKGKRVLDLGCGFGWHCQYAVENGAISAVGVDISEKMLKEARNKTQLDNINYICMPIEDINFPKDSFDVVISSLAFHYIQSFEDICKNISNCLSNKGNFVFSVEHPIFTAYGSQEWYCDKDGTNLHWPVDRYFEEGVRKSNFLGEEVIKYHKTLTTYLNTLMKTGFEILEIIEPQPEEKLLDTIPDMKDELRRPMMLLVSAKKR; encoded by the coding sequence ATGAAACAAAATAAATATGATGATGATAGATTTTTTAATAAATACAGTAAAATGGAACGTTCTACAAATGGATTAGCAGGTGCTGGAGAGTGGCATGTTTTAAAAAAAATGTTACCTGATTTCAAAGGAAAAAGAGTTTTAGATTTAGGATGTGGATTTGGATGGCATTGTCAATATGCAGTTGAGAATGGAGCAATTTCTGCTGTTGGAGTTGATATTTCAGAAAAAATGTTAAAAGAAGCTAGAAACAAAACGCAACTTGATAATATAAATTACATATGTATGCCTATTGAAGATATTAATTTTCCAAAAGATAGTTTTGATGTAGTTATTAGTTCCTTGGCATTTCATTATATTCAATCATTTGAAGATATATGTAAGAATATAAGTAATTGTCTTTCAAATAAAGGTAATTTTGTATTTTCTGTTGAACATCCTATATTTACTGCATATGGAAGTCAAGAGTGGTACTGTGATAAAGATGGCACTAATCTACACTGGCCAGTAGATAGATATTTTGAAGAAGGAGTACGTAAGTCAAATTTTCTAGGAGAAGAGGTTATAAAATATCATAAAACATTAACAACTTATTTAAATACGTTAATGAAAACAGGATTTGAAATATTAGAAATTATTGAACCTCAACCAGAAGAAAAACTGTTAGATACAATTCCTGATATGAAAGATGAGCTACGTAGACCTATGATGTTACTTGTATCTGCAAAAAAAAGATAA
- a CDS encoding pyridoxamine 5'-phosphate oxidase family protein → MKKIMNFFKENSTFYFATVEDNKPRVRPFGFIMDYEGKLYFGIVKYKTSYKQLLVNPNVEISTTSKVGKWIRIKGIEKTRYEFISSLFIYYLSKMIVFHNAKNSLV, encoded by the coding sequence ATGAAAAAAATAATGAATTTTTTTAAAGAAAACTCAACATTCTATTTTGCTACAGTTGAAGATAATAAACCAAGAGTAAGACCATTCGGATTTATAATGGATTATGAAGGAAAATTATATTTTGGAATCGTAAAATATAAAACTTCTTATAAGCAATTACTTGTAAATCCCAATGTTGAAATTTCTACAACAAGTAAAGTTGGAAAATGGATTAGAATTAAGGGAATAGAAAAGACTAGATATGAGTTTATATCTAGTCTTTTTATTTATTATCTATCAAAAATGATTGTTTTCCATAATGCAAAAAATTCTCTTGTATAA
- a CDS encoding PBECR2 nuclease fold domain-containing protein yields the protein MSTDKVVGIIDEETAELAGIEYTGKIYASSGVIKHIKKKHRCQLSKDIFNDIIDTIKMVLKSPEYIGSHPKKPGKSVEFIKKIDDYILVATELDTKKEYLYVSSMYAIKEAKLESRVNSGRVKQYNG from the coding sequence ATGTCTACAGACAAAGTTGTTGGAATCATAGATGAAGAAACGGCAGAACTTGCAGGAATTGAATATACTGGTAAAATTTATGCTTCTTCTGGTGTTATAAAACATATAAAGAAAAAACATAGATGTCAACTGAGTAAAGATATTTTTAATGATATAATAGACACTATAAAAATGGTATTAAAGTCACCTGAATATATAGGAAGTCATCCTAAAAAACCTGGAAAAAGTGTGGAGTTTATAAAAAAAATTGATGATTATATTTTAGTAGCTACAGAATTAGATACAAAAAAAGAATATTTATATGTATCTTCAATGTATGCTATAAAAGAAGCAAAATTAGAAAGTAGAGTAAACAGTGGAAGAGTAAAACAATATAATGGTTAA
- a CDS encoding DUF11 domain-containing protein: protein MATVSGQIVFDRNRSATIDSGDSGIANIPVVLQDIATGVRLVVLTDASGNYVFTNVPDGNYRIVEAFGTTGGVPTPGDFATAIVGPVPIAEMPPISSVTNPPIGSTNLDGTTPNTLLITVAGSDITNQNILNGPVIYTPIENILDSCVSVSNINLITDADNGTFGFFPPGTPSNTGPEIEPYPNVTPDFTYVVPDPTKFTPLDGEYTVQNIMTNAMSNVIGAWWRIADHTTGNETGRMMVVNGFNPGAVFFKSTVQVTPNTNYLFSTWILNLFKVTGYPPPQLGVRIFDQNNNILYQATLGAQIPVNTNAPEWKEVGTVINSQNNNQLTVEFFSEGESAIGNDYAIDDVSLREIAVPTFTPIKTSNTETANVGDIITYTVTLDNTCDSPLTNVFFRDLIPNGLEFIPGTVTVDGVSVPGVDPNTGFPLPDIGGGTGVEVTFDVVVESIPNPNPTNNIANIDYSYTPVEGGIPNDFSVDSNPVPVEVISADIEVTKLSEPTIVNPGEELIYTIKVVNNGPFPSENVVLTDDVPASIVNPEYSLDGGVTFQPWTGSLNIGTLEVGETRVIIIRGIVNPSTVGIITNTAVVSSTTADPNLNNNASTIETEVNLLADILVMKTAEPNSAVPGTLLRYTIQVENLGPANAENVILNDDIPASIINPEYSLDGGASFQPWNGSLNIGTLNSGISLTVLIQGTVSLNSSEYIVNTATVSSTTPDPDLSNNISTIITPVNPQAGISIIKVADEDVAVPGEEFVYTIEIFNEGPSNATNVVLTDDIPDVILNPEYSLDGGATFQPWTGSLNIGTVAPGQLIRIIIKGLVSSTATGDITNTAEVSADVPEPVTDSSTVTTPIVPSADIEVIKTSNMDTTVPGETFSYTITVTNLGPSAAQSIVLIDDIPDVILNPEYSLDGGVTFQPWNGNLSIGTLDAGEIRSIIIRGTVSQTAVGTIINTATISSTTPDPNPDNNTSTDETDISPLADISVIKGNEPVAIPGGRFIYGIEIANAGPSFAENVTLTDNIPASILNPEYSIDNGVTFQPWNGSLNIGTLDAGEIRNIIIRGTVSQTAIGTIINTATVSSTTPDPNLNNNTSTSEAEVSSSADISVVKRSNQTVVVPGDVLDYTIEVRNAGPSTAQNVTLTDNIPASILSPEYSIDNGVTFQPWTGSLSIGTLDAGEIRNIIIRGIVSQTAIGTIINTATVSSTTPDPNPDNNTSTSEIDISSSADISVIKLANKTEACVGEQIDFVIVVSNAGPENAQNVTLIDNVSDKLKKAVFSLDRGVSFQPWTGSLNIGTLPAGTLRVILLRGIIKSTCLDRLTNIAEVTSTAPDSNLNNNISRVQVEIKQCCCNDCCCNNCSNCCCNDCGCKDCYCNCCKNDFWC, encoded by the coding sequence ATGGCAACAGTATCAGGACAAATAGTTTTTGATAGAAATAGAAGTGCTACCATTGATTCTGGAGACTCAGGAATAGCCAATATACCAGTTGTATTACAAGATATAGCAACTGGAGTTAGACTTGTGGTTCTCACAGATGCATCAGGAAATTATGTTTTTACTAATGTTCCAGATGGTAACTATAGAATTGTAGAAGCTTTTGGAACTACAGGAGGAGTACCAACACCAGGGGATTTTGCAACAGCGATAGTAGGTCCAGTTCCAATTGCAGAAATGCCACCTATTAGTTCTGTGACAAATCCTCCTATTGGTTCAACAAACTTAGATGGTACAACACCTAACACACTATTAATAACAGTAGCAGGTTCAGATATAACAAATCAAAATATATTAAATGGGCCTGTGATTTATACACCTATAGAGAATATATTGGATTCTTGCGTATCTGTATCTAATATAAACCTTATTACAGATGCAGATAACGGAACATTCGGTTTTTTTCCACCAGGTACACCAAGTAATACAGGACCTGAAATAGAACCTTACCCAAATGTGACGCCAGATTTTACGTATGTTGTACCAGACCCAACTAAGTTTACACCTTTAGATGGAGAATATACAGTACAAAATATTATGACAAATGCAATGAGTAATGTTATAGGAGCTTGGTGGCGTATTGCTGACCATACTACAGGAAATGAAACAGGAAGAATGATGGTGGTAAATGGTTTTAATCCTGGAGCTGTATTTTTTAAATCAACAGTACAAGTTACACCTAACACTAATTATTTATTTAGCACTTGGATTTTAAACCTTTTTAAGGTAACAGGATATCCACCACCACAGCTAGGTGTAAGAATATTTGACCAAAATAATAATATACTATATCAAGCAACATTAGGAGCTCAAATTCCAGTTAATACAAACGCACCAGAATGGAAAGAAGTAGGTACTGTGATTAATTCTCAAAATAATAATCAACTTACAGTAGAATTTTTTAGTGAAGGAGAAAGCGCCATTGGAAATGACTATGCTATAGATGATGTTTCTTTAAGAGAAATAGCTGTTCCAACTTTTACTCCAATAAAAACAAGTAACACAGAAACTGCTAATGTAGGTGATATAATCACATATACAGTTACATTAGATAATACTTGTGATAGCCCTTTAACTAATGTATTTTTTAGGGATTTAATTCCAAATGGTTTAGAGTTTATACCTGGAACTGTAACGGTTGATGGAGTATCTGTACCAGGAGTAGACCCTAATACAGGTTTCCCACTTCCAGATATTGGAGGAGGAACAGGGGTTGAAGTAACTTTTGATGTTGTGGTTGAAAGTATTCCTAACCCAAATCCTACTAATAATATAGCTAATATAGATTACTCCTATACACCTGTAGAAGGCGGTATACCAAATGATTTTTCAGTAGATTCTAATCCAGTTCCTGTTGAAGTAATATCAGCAGATATTGAAGTTACAAAATTATCTGAACCTACTATAGTGAATCCAGGAGAGGAATTAATATACACTATAAAAGTAGTAAATAATGGACCATTCCCATCTGAAAATGTGGTTTTAACAGATGATGTACCAGCTTCTATTGTAAATCCAGAGTATTCATTAGATGGAGGAGTAACTTTTCAACCATGGACTGGAAGTTTAAATATAGGGACATTAGAAGTAGGAGAGACAAGAGTTATTATAATTAGGGGTATTGTAAATCCATCAACAGTAGGAATTATAACAAATACAGCTGTAGTATCTTCAACTACAGCAGACCCAAACCTTAATAATAATGCATCTACAATAGAGACAGAAGTGAATTTATTAGCAGATATTTTAGTAATGAAAACAGCAGAACCTAATTCAGCTGTTCCAGGTACTTTATTGAGATATACTATTCAAGTAGAAAACTTAGGACCAGCAAATGCTGAAAATGTAATATTAAATGATGATATTCCAGCTTCTATTATAAATCCAGAATATTCATTGGATGGAGGAGCAAGTTTTCAACCATGGAATGGAAGTCTTAATATAGGTACTTTAAACTCTGGAATTTCATTAACAGTTTTAATTCAAGGAACAGTTAGTTTAAATTCTTCAGAATATATAGTAAATACAGCAACAGTTTCTTCAACTACACCTGACCCAGATTTAAGCAACAATATATCTACCATTATTACACCAGTTAACCCACAAGCAGGTATTTCTATTATAAAAGTAGCTGACGAGGATGTAGCTGTTCCAGGAGAAGAATTTGTATATACAATTGAAATTTTTAATGAAGGACCATCTAATGCTACGAATGTAGTTTTAACAGATGATATACCAGATGTTATTTTAAATCCAGAATATTCATTGGATGGAGGAGCAACTTTCCAACCATGGACTGGAAGTCTTAATATAGGTACAGTTGCACCAGGGCAATTAATAAGAATTATCATAAAGGGATTAGTAAGTTCAACTGCTACAGGAGATATTACTAATACAGCAGAAGTAAGTGCAGATGTACCAGAACCAGTTACGGATTCATCAACAGTGACAACTCCTATAGTTCCATCAGCAGATATAGAAGTAATAAAAACTAGCAATATGGATACAACAGTTCCAGGAGAAACTTTCAGTTATACTATAACAGTTACAAATTTAGGACCATCTGCTGCACAAAGTATCGTTTTGATAGATGATATACCAGATGTTATTTTAAATCCAGAGTATTCATTGGATGGAGGAGTAACTTTCCAACCATGGAATGGAAATCTTAGTATAGGCACTTTGGATGCTGGAGAAATAAGAAGTATTATAATAAGAGGAACAGTGAGCCAGACAGCAGTAGGTACAATTATAAATACAGCAACAATAAGTTCAACTACACCTGACCCAAATCCAGATAATAATACTTCAACAGATGAAACAGATATAAGTCCATTAGCAGATATTTCTGTGATAAAAGGCAACGAACCAGTTGCTATACCAGGGGGAAGATTTATTTATGGAATTGAAATTGCAAATGCAGGACCATCTTTTGCAGAGAACGTAACTTTAACAGATAATATACCAGCTTCTATTTTAAATCCAGAGTACTCAATAGATAATGGAGTGACTTTCCAACCATGGAATGGAAGCCTTAATATAGGTACTTTAGATGCTGGAGAGATAAGAAATATCATAATAAGGGGAACAGTAAGTCAAACAGCAATAGGCACAATTATAAATACAGCAACAGTAAGTTCAACTACACCTGACCCAAATCTAAATAACAATACTTCAACATCAGAAGCAGAGGTAAGTTCATCAGCAGATATTTCTGTAGTAAAACGAAGCAATCAGACTGTTGTTGTACCAGGAGATGTACTAGACTATACAATTGAGGTGAGAAATGCAGGACCGTCTACTGCTCAGAACGTAACTTTAACAGATAATATACCAGCTTCTATTTTAAGTCCAGAATATTCAATAGATAATGGAGTGACTTTTCAACCATGGACTGGAAGTCTTAGTATAGGCACTTTAGATGCTGGAGAGATAAGAAATATTATAATAAGGGGAATAGTAAGTCAAACAGCAATAGGTACAATTATAAATACAGCAACAGTAAGTTCAACTACACCTGACCCAAATCCAGATAATAATACTTCAACATCAGAAATAGATATAAGTTCATCAGCAGATATTTCTGTAATAAAATTAGCAAATAAAACAGAAGCATGTGTAGGAGAGCAAATAGATTTTGTAATAGTAGTATCAAATGCAGGACCAGAAAATGCTCAAAATGTTACTTTAATAGACAATGTTTCAGATAAGCTTAAGAAAGCAGTATTTTCACTTGATAGAGGTGTAAGTTTTCAACCATGGACTGGAAGTCTTAATATAGGTACACTACCAGCTGGAACTTTAAGAGTGATTCTATTAAGAGGAATTATAAAATCAACATGTCTTGATAGATTAACAAATATTGCAGAAGTTACTTCAACAGCACCAGATTCAAACCTTAACAATAATATATCAAGAGTGCAAGTAGAAATAAAACAATGTTGTTGTAATGATTGCTGTTGTAACAACTGTAGTAATTGCTGTTGCAATGATTGTGGTTGTAAAGATTGTTACTGTAATTGTTGTAAAAATGACTTTTGGTGTTGA
- a CDS encoding YdcF family protein, with the protein MLNSITLILGIIFTIYYFYLKIVFGGISFSEIFLVVGIVLIIYQIFKKKIKEKKVFYRVLKIIISIFLIVFVVTESLIIFYPKNSLESKSDYLLILGASVKKTTPSTTLKGRLDTALKYLKINDNCYVVVSGGKGSGEKITEAKAMKDYLIKNGIDKNRIIEEDKSTNTYENFKYSKLKIEEHSQRKLSDLKVKIVTTDFHVLRSKILAYRNGYKNTSFYASKSKLSFVPTYYTREFFALWKTIIFDR; encoded by the coding sequence ATGTTAAATAGTATAACTTTGATACTTGGTATAATATTTACAATTTACTATTTTTATCTCAAAATAGTTTTTGGAGGAATTTCATTTAGTGAGATTTTCTTAGTTGTAGGAATTGTACTAATTATCTATCAAATATTTAAGAAAAAAATTAAAGAAAAGAAGGTTTTTTATAGGGTGTTAAAAATAATAATCAGCATTTTTTTAATAGTATTTGTAGTTACTGAGAGTCTAATTATTTTTTATCCTAAAAATAGTTTAGAATCAAAAAGTGATTATCTCTTAATTTTAGGAGCTTCTGTAAAAAAGACTACACCAAGTACAACCCTGAAGGGTAGGTTAGACACTGCATTGAAATACCTAAAAATTAATGATAATTGTTATGTGGTAGTATCTGGTGGTAAAGGAAGTGGAGAAAAAATAACTGAGGCAAAAGCTATGAAAGATTATCTTATAAAAAATGGTATAGATAAAAATAGGATAATAGAAGAGGATAAATCCACGAATACTTATGAGAATTTTAAATATTCAAAATTGAAGATAGAAGAACATAGTCAAAGAAAACTAAGCGATTTAAAAGTAAAAATAGTAACAACAGATTTTCATGTTCTCAGAAGTAAAATATTAGCATATAGAAATGGATATAAAAATACGTCTTTTTATGCTAGTAAATCAAAACTTTCATTTGTACCAACTTATTATACAAGAGAATTTTTTGCATTATGGAAAACAATCATTTTTGATAGATAA